Genomic segment of Chroococcidiopsis sp. TS-821:
CAATACCCGCAGCACGAACAGCCTGCTTGATGGCTCGATTTAAACCGCTCTCGTGCAGATGGTGACGACGGGTAATGCCACTGCGTGGGTCGCGGGAAAAGCGATCGGACGGAAACACAAACTGCCAGATCCAGGCGCGATCCGCATTGGGGTACTTGCGTTCTAGGGCAAACGGTAAGTAGACTGAGCCGTATCCTTTGTCTAAATCCTGCTGATGCAGGCGCTTGACACCCTGTAGATGGTCTTTCAAAGCATCCATGACGCTGGCAGGTAGCATTGTCACTCGACTTTCTCCGCCCTTTGCATCACGCACCACGAGTTGCTGCTGAGCAAAGTCCACATCCTTGACCCTTAGCTGGAGTGCCTCCGTCAGCCGCAGTCCACTTCCATACAGCAGCTTCACCACAAGCTGATACACCCCAGACATCTGCCGGATAACAGCAATCGCCTCTTCCTGAGTCAGCACTGTTGGTAAATAGCGAGACCGCTTGGCTCTCACAGACTCAATTTGTATACCTAAATCCTGCTTCAAAACTTCCCGATAGAGAAATACTATCGCATTCAATGCCTGATTCTGAGTCGATGCTGCGACGTGTTCCTCTACTGCTAGGTGTGTCAGGAATGCTTCTAACTCGGCACCGCCCATTTCTCGTGGATGTCGCTTTTGATGAAACAGAATGTAACGGCGAATCCAGTAAACGTAGCTCTCTTCCGTGCGAT
This window contains:
- a CDS encoding integron integrase; this translates as MEARPRKLLDQVRDIIRVKHYSYRTEESYVYWIRRYILFHQKRHPREMGGAELEAFLTHLAVEEHVAASTQNQALNAIVFLYREVLKQDLGIQIESVRAKRSRYLPTVLTQEEAIAVIRQMSGVYQLVVKLLYGSGLRLTEALQLRVKDVDFAQQQLVVRDAKGGESRVTMLPASVMDALKDHLQGVKRLHQQDLDKGYGSVYLPFALERKYPNADRAWIWQFVFPSDRFSRDPRSGITRRHHLHESGLNRAIKQAVRAAGIEKRVGCHTFRHSFATHLLQNGYDIRTVQELLGHKDVKTTMIYTHVLNRGGKAVRSPLDL